GTTTATGGAGGCATCGTTCGAACACTCTCACAACCCGAACAAGAAATTTTATCATCTCAGGAGATTTTATCTGTAATCATACTTCCTATTAAAATAGGAGATAAATTGTGGGGATTCATTGGTTTTGATGATTGCACGAATGAGCGAGAGTGGAAAGACGCAGAAGAATCTATTCTCCTTGCAGCAGCTGCCAGCATTGGCGGATTGATGGGATTAATTGAAGTCGAAAATAGATTAATCAATACTAATCTATTTTTGAAGAGTATTCTAGAAAGCTCATCGTCGATTGCAATAATGACGTCAGATTTGGATGGAAGAATTGAGTATTGGAATTCCGGTGCTGAAAAAATTTTTGGTATTGCAGCATCCGAAGCTATAGGGAGGATTGGACGAGAATTATATTTGCCAAAAGATGAACCAAAACAACTTGAGAAATTACTTGAACTTAGAGAAATTCTTATCAACAAAAAACAAGCAGTCAATTCTGAATTCAGGTGCTTAAGAAAAGACAAATCAAAATTCTGGCTCAATACAACTATCTCCCCACTGCTTGATGACAGTAATAATGTTTCTGGCTTTTGTTCAATTGGAGAAGATATCGACGAACGTAAAACTGCGGAAATTTCCCTCAAACAGAGCGAAGAAATATTCCGAACAGTTTGGGAAAATTCAGCTGATGGAATGAGGTTACTAGATGGATCTGGAAGAATTGTCATGGTGAATGCAGCCTATTGTTATTTAGTGCAAGTTCCTGCGCAAAAACTGATTGGAAAATTTTTCAATTTTCCATACAAAGATTCGCAACCGGAACACATTGATGTTTTTCAAAATAGATTTATAACAGAAACTTTTTTGAGCAGACAATCTGTTTCGATTACTTTACATAATGGTCGGAAAGTCCCGGTTGAACTGACAAATTCATTTATTCGATTTGGGAAAGATAAAAAGTTTTTACTTAGCATCTTCCGTAACATGACTCCGCATAAAAAAGCTGAAACTGAAATTAAAAAATCTCGTGAGGAGCTTAGAAATCTTTCTGCCCACCTTCAAACAATCAGGGAAGAAGAAAGAGCATCAATCTCTAGAGAAATCCATGATGAATTGGGACAGTTTTTAACCGCCTTTAATTTAGATCTTTCGTGGATAGAAGGGATGGTTTCCAATAAACAAAGAAAATTAAAAGAACGAATTAAAGAAATGTCGAACTTAATAAACTCAACTATTGAAACTGTCCAAAGAATTTCCACAGACCTTCGCCCGGCATTACTTGATGATCTTGGATTAATTCCGGCTATCGAATGGCAAATTGATGAATTTCAAAAACGGACTGGAATCATTTGTAAAGTTAATATAGATTTATTTGAGAATGATTTTGGGCAGGAATACTCGACAACGGTTTTTAGGATATTGCAAGAAACATTAACTAATATTGCCAGACACTCACAAGCAAAAAATGTAAAAATCACAATAAGTAAAAAATATGGAAATTTATTTCTAAAAGTTGAAGATGATGGAAAAGGAATTCCCAAGGAAAGCATCATTGATCCAAAATCATTTGGATTAATTGGGATGCAGGAAAGAGCAAGTATATTTGAAGGGACTGTCAATATATCTTCTTCAAAAGGAAAAGGAACAACAGTGACATTAAAAATTCCATTAATAAATGCCGAGGAGGAAACCATTGATTAAAATTCTTGTTGCAGATGATCATGTTGTAGTTCGTGAAGGTTTGATAAGAATAATTGATCAGACTTCAGACCTGAAAGTTGTTGGTGAAGCGGAATCTTCAATTGAAGTACTTCAAAAAATCCGTTCGATAAAGGTTGATGTATTATTGCTCGACCTCGGGATGCCTGGCAGAGGTGGATTAGAAGTAATTAAACAAATTAAAATTGAGTACCCAGATTTACCAGTTCTTGTATTCAGTATGCATCCGGAAGACCAATATGAAGTCCGCGTTTTGAAAGCAGGTGCTTCGGGTTATTTAAACAAACGAACTCCACCCGATCAATTACTAAATGCAATTCGAAACGCACATTCAGGAAAAAAATTTTTAAGTCCTATCATGAATGAAAAATTGGCAACTAATCTTCGTGCCAAGCCGACTGAATTACCGCATGAACTCCTTAGTGATCGTGAATTTGAAGTCTTGTGTTTCCTCGCCGCAGGAAAACGGATAATAGACATTGCCCAACAATTGGGATTGAGTTCGAAGACAATTACAAGTCATCGTGAAAGAATTTTGAAAAAAATGAAATTGAAAACGAATGCCGACCTAACTCGATACTGCATAGAAAAAAAGATAAGCATTTATTCATAAATAATATGCCTCTATTGTAATTACTCCGTACTCCAGTTCTAAAGTGTTTTTAACTGACCTGCACAGCATATTTTCTTCAAAAAAAATCATTTTTTTCAATTATTCAAATTTTCTAGTGTCGGGAAAACCCTACAAAAAAATAAGCTTTCACCGACTTTTTTTTCATATCTGATTAATTAAATTCATAGCGTGATAGAGAGTCTATTTGGTTCACAAAAAAATTTGGAGAAAAAATGGAAAAAAGACAAGAACTAAAAGAACTCGCAATTTATACGGTGTTGTTAATTGTATTAATGATATTGCTAATCGTTATTCCTTAAAAGAGTTTTCACGGGCAAACCGTTTTAGTGAACATTAGGTGGATAATGATAGAGCATCCTACCTCAGCTCTCTACTCTCTTATTCATTTGAGCCCGAAGTGCCTGCTCGGGCTCAATGTTTTTTAAACCTTCAACCGTAAGCAAAAAATCGATGTGTTATCGCAAAGAAAAAATTTAACAAGACAAGCATATTTATAACATTCGATACAATTCCAACCCTTTGAACTAACTTGATTATTTTTTCACTCACATCGTTTGAATCTTCAGAATTCCGAGTTAGACTACTTTTCAATTCTTTAGTACGCTTCATGTATACAATCCCAACCAATAAAACGATCACCGCCATCACGATCTGCTTAGCAGCAAGCCAGTGGTTAGATGAGAAATCAAACAATGAGTAGTATGGCAAATAAACTGTCAACGTTATTCCCGTTAAAAGGATTCCGATTAATCCGACTTTTCCTGTGAGACTGCTAAGTTTTAAGTAACTAGAAATATATTCATTGCGGCACTTAGCTTCTTTTTGCAAATTAATGTTTTCAAGTTTCTTAAGAATACCTCTACGCATGAAGATCTCAACCGGGAAAAAGCCTAGCCATATTACTGCTGACAGAACATGTAATACCAAAAGTAATGCGTGAAAAAACATAATTTTATTCTCCGAAATTTTTGGTGAATATAATGGTTTAACTTTTAAAGTTTGAGTGAAACTTAATCCCCCATTTTTATGTTTGAGCATTTACAATTTAGAGGATGAAATGAAATCAACTTATTTTTTTACTATTGCACTTACATTTTTATTGATCAACCAAAGCATCTCACTCCCCCGATATGCGCTTAAAACTGGATTCCAGTGCATCGATTGCCATTCAAACCCGACCGGCGGAATTATTCGCAGCGAAGAAGGTTGGGGCTACGGAAAGAATCTCGCCATTTTTTCACCCCGCGAATTTGAGATGAGCCCCTATCTAAATGAAAATATTTCTTTCGGATTCGATTTAAGAACTCAATATCTATATTCGCAAGAATTGAAAAAATCTGATTTCCATAAAATGTCCGGGGCATTCTACACGAACGTAAATCTCAGCGAAGAGATTAATTTAATTGGAAAATATGATTTCATTCAAAGAATTTGGGAGGGTTATGGGCTACTAAAAATTTTTCCAAACAATAGTTATCTGAAGATTGGTTCTTTCACTCCTGCATTCGGAATTCGTCTTGACGATCATACTTCTTACACACAGGGAGGCGATTTTAATTTACTTTTTTCTTCTGGCACTCGTCAAGGGATGATTTACAATCCATTCTATATTGAAACAGGAATCGAAGCAGGCATATATTTTTCTGATTTAGCTTTTTTAACAATGAGTGCTGGACAGAGCAACTTTCCCTTCTTGACCGATCCAACTTATACAACACGAATCGAGTTTACACCTCAACTTGGAAGTATTAATCTCTTGACTGGGGGTTCTTTTGGCGTTTATCGTGATTCTCTAGAAGTAAAAATGATATCCGGGTTTTTTGGATTTGCCATCGGCGAACTGACATTATTAGGTGAGTACGATGTCATTAATAATTATATGTCAAGCCAAACAACGAGCAACGCGATGATGCTGGAAGTCAGTTATAAACTGATGAAAAGCTTAGATGCTGTTTTCAGATATGATCGATTTGTTCCGGTTACAGAAAAAGCTGATTCGAATTTTTCGCATTTAATTATCGGATTTGAATTCCATCCATTCAGTTTTGTAGAAATTCGACCGCAGTATCGAATTAACCTAGAGAATCCCAACTCCATTAAAAATGATGCATTCGTACTGCAGTTTCATTTTTGGTACTAAGAAAAATAGCAAGTTAAAATCGATTTTTAAGTCATTGGTTTGTCGGCGAAGGGAAAGCTAAAATAAAACTAATTTTTCCTTCACTGCTTTCCCTACGTCGTACGAGTCTTCGCTTCTGATGACAAACCTGCCGACTGAGTAAGTTTTGTAACTCTTCTCGGTGCCGGCATAAGTCAATGCATATCTAGACGAAGTTTCTTTAGTTGTAAACTCAAGAATAATTACCGTTTCTTTGTTAATTTTAACCATCCTTCCCTCTTTGCAATTTTGTATGGCTAGAATTGGATAATCCATAACTTCGCCAATTGAAAAATCATTCTCTCGAAGATACTCGAGCATATCTGAAATTGAAGTCTCTTCATGATCAGACCTTTTCCCGCAATAACATAGTAAAAGCGATAATAACAAAATGGAGATGAGATATTTAATTTGAGTTTTCATAAAAAACTTCCTTTAATTTTCTTATTTTGTTTCCCAAAGTTTGAGAAATTCATGCAGTTCGAAAATTACTCATATAAAAATAATAAGTTATTTTGTGAAAAAGTAAGTTTAAATTCAATCGCAGCGGAAGTCGGTACGCCATTTTACGTTTACAGCAAAAAGTCGTGTGTTGACCGATATAATGAGTTTAGAAATTCATTCAACCTTTTGGATTATAAAATATTTTTTGCCGTTAAATCGAATTCCAATCTCTCACTAATGAAACTTTTTTACAGCTTGGGTGCAGGCTTGGATGTGAACTCGGGCGGAGAGTTATTTCGCGCCTTGAAGATCGGAGCCGATCCGAAAGATTTGCTATTTACTGGAGTTGGTAAAACCGAAGATGAAATTATGATGGGATTGCGACACGAAATTTTCTTGTTTAAAGCCGAATCCGTCCAGGAGATGGAATTGATGAACAGACTCGCTATTTCGGAAAATAAGAAAGCACGAATTGCAATTCGAATAAATCCAAACGTCGATCCGAAAACTCATCCGTACATCACCACCGGACTTTATGAGAGCAAATTCGGCATTGATGAAAATGCCGCTATTGAAGCTTTTAAGTTTGCAGTTAATCTATCAAATATTGAAGTTATTGGGATCGATATGCATCTGGGTTCTCAAATCACCGAACTATCTGTCTACCAAGATGCGATAAAAATAGTGAATAAACTGATCCAAAAGCTTCGTGAAACCGGAATTCATTTGACTCACTTTGACATTGGCGGAGGACTTGGTGTGCAATACAACTCAGAATATTCTCCTTCAGCTAAAGAGTTTGCCGATGCAATCTATCCCTTACTTAAAGAATCGAACTGCAAAATTTTCATGGAGCCGGGAAGATATTTGACCGCCGATTCGGGTGCATTAGTTTCGAAAGTTTTATTTACAAAAGAACACCGGGAAAAAAATTTTTTGATCATTGATGCGGCAGTAAATGATTTGCTCCGGCCTGCACTTTACCGTGCATATCATCATATTCTGCCTGTTGAACAATCGAATTCGGAACCAATTATTTACGATGTGGTCGGACCCGTTTGCGAAACCGGAGATTTTCTCGCTTTGGATCGTTCTCTTCAGAAGCTGAACCGAGGTGATTTGATTTCAATTATGTCGTGCGGAGCTTATGGTTCGGTGATGTCTTCAAATTATAATTCAAGAAGACGAGTGCCTGAAGTTATCGTCGACAATGATAAATTTTTTGTCACTAGAGTGAGAGAAACCTATGACGACCTTATCGGCAGAGAACATATTATCGATGAATTAATTCACTAACAAATTAAACGAAACTTTATAATTTTTATACTTGTTTAAGTTTTCAAAAAAGGAGATAAAATGTTTAAATACCTTCTGTCAGTATTTCTAGCATTTCAATTAACAAACTGTGCTGTCGGAGACGAAAAGAATGAGAATGTTACATCCGAGGAAATCTTAAAAGTCGAAAACTTCACGCTCGCCGATGTGAGCGGAAATTATCACTCATTAGAAGAATTCAAGGATTCGAAAGCAATTGTATTGATGTTCATTGCAACTCAATGCCCTATATCAAACGACTACAACGAACGGATGGTCAAGATTTCGGCGGATTTTTCAGCCAAAGGGATTTCATTCATCGGAATAAATTCAAACAAGCAGGAGTCGGTAGATGAAATCCGCGAGCATAACGAGAAGAATAATTTTAACTTTTTGGTTCTTAAAGATGCAAACAATGTCATCGCCGACAAACTACAAGCAACAGTTACTCCGGAAATATACGTCTTGAATTCGGATTTCGAAATTCTCTATCACGGAAGAATTGATGACTCCCGCCGGGCCAACGAAATAAAAAGCAACGATTTAATAAATGCTCTTGAAAATGTTCTCTCCGGAAAAGAAGTTGAAGTGAAAAAGACAAAAGCTTTCGGTTGTACAATAAAAAGGATCTCAAAATGAAAATTGTAAATATGATTTTATTTTTTGCATTTACGATTGCAGTGAATTTTGGATTTTCAGCAGGAATAAAATCGGATACAAATTCCGATTACAAAGTTGAAAAAATAAACCAAAGTTCACTCGAGAAAATCATTAAGAATCGGGATGGCAAAGTTTTATTTCTTAATGTTTGGGCAACTTGGTGTGCACCTTGCAAGGAAGAGTTTCCAGATCTAGTTAAACTGGCTGATAAATACAAAAAATCGAAAGTTGATTTCATTGGATTAAGTGTGGACTTTCCAGATGAAGTTGATTCAAAAATTATTCCATTCCTAAAAAAGAATAAGGCAAATTTTAAAATTTATGTAAATGACTTTGATGACGTCGAAGACTTAATAAACTTCATAAATAAAAAGTGGAACGGAGCCATTCCGGCAACTTTTATTTTTGATAAGACTGGAAAACAACAGAAATACATTCTTGGGATGAGGGATTTCGATGAATTCAACAAAGAGTTAAGTGAAGTACTAAATTACAAGTCCAAATGAAATCAAGCCGAAGAAGATTCTTAAAACAAGTTTCAGTTACTGCCGCGGGATCTTCTTTCATCCCGATTTCTCTAAAAAATGCCGTTGCTGGTGATGGAATTGATATAACACTTCCTCTACTCAAACCGAGACGATTACAACCCAAAAGCAAAATTGGAATTATTGCACCCGCAAGTTTTATCACGCAAAAAGAATTAGACGAGATCATCGAACTGCTAAGCTCACTTGGATATGAAGGAGTTCCGGCAAAAAATGTATTGAATAAATTTGGTTATCTTGGTGGGACTGATAACGATCGAGTGAGCGATATTCATGAAATGTTTTCACGGAATGATATTAACGTAATTCTTTGTGCGCGAGGAGGGTACGGAACTCCGAGAATACTTCCCTACTTGGATTACAAGCTGATAAGAAAAAATCCAAAGATCATAATTGGATACAGCGACATTACTTCGCTTCTGATCGCAATATTTTTGAAATCAAGGATTGTAACTTTCCACGGTCCGGTTGGTATCTCGACTTTCAATGATTTCTCGCTGAAGTATTTCAATGAAATTCTTGTAGAGGGAAAAGAAATTGTTGAAATGTCTTCACCGAATGAACTTCCGCCTCATCGAAATGATTTTAGTTCGGTCAAAGAAGTACTCAAAATCATTCCCGGAAAAGTTGAAGGTGAGTTGATAGGAGGTAATCTTTCATTATTGATTACTCATTTGGGAACCGAGTTCGATTTCGATTTGAAGGACAAAATTCTATTCATTGAAGAAGTCGGTGAAGAGCCATATCGGATTGACAGAATGCTAACCCAACTAATTAACTCTGGAAAATTAAAAGAGTGTGCGGGAATTGCTTTGGGCGTTTTTTCAAACTGTGAACAGAGGAGAGATAATCCAAGTTTTGAAACAACATTCAACTTGCGTGAAGTTTTGATCGACAGATTAAGCTATTTGGACATTCCAGCCATTTACGGTTTATCGTTCGGACATGTAAAAGATAAATTTACAATCCCAATCGGTATCCGAGCTATGCTGAACGTTGATGAAGCAAAACTGACCTTGCTTGAGGCAGCGGTTTCATAAAACGAAATTTCAACATTTATAATCCCATTTTAATAAATAAATCAAATTTTCCAGTAAAATAATCATTCGTTGAAACTCTGCTCTGTGAATTCCCAATTATAATTTCAGAGTAGTAACTTTTAATCTAATTTTCTAACTTTACTCAAAATCAAATGGTGTTAATATGACTTCCATTAAATTTAAAACAAAGTTAAAGTCCAATATTATAAAGATTGAAAATCCTGGTAATCTTCTAGGTAAAGACGTTGAGGTTTGTGTTACCGAAATTCAAACTGATAAATTAAACAAAAAGGAATGGACTGTTCTCGGCGCTCTTTCCCTTAAAGGAATACTCGACAATAAAAACATTAGAGATGCAGCTTATGAATAGTCTCTTTGTGGACACGAATGTTTTCCTTTACGCTCTCGATCAAAATTCAAAATTTCATGATCTGTCGCGAAGAATTTTAGAAAGTCCAAATAACAATCTATTTACTGCAAGTAAAAACTTATCTGAATTATTTGCAGTGACTACTAAATACAAATTTGATCACACAATTGTAAATAGATTTTACTTTGAAATGAAAAAAAACATAACGATCCTTTTTGCCAATTTTAAAAGTCTTTCTATTTTTGAACTTCTATTAGAAAAATATAAACCTATCGGGAATCGTGTTTTCGACATCGAATTAGTTTCAATCATGCTTCTGAATAATATCAATCGGATCGCAACACTTAACCATAAAGATTTTGAGCATATAGATGAGGTCTCAATTATTCATTCAGTTGAATAACAGTGACACCAAAATTTGCTGAAATAGTTTTCCCTCTCCCATTCGAAAAATCTTTTCATTATAAAATTCCGGATGAATTAACAGACCTTGCGAAAATTGGAGTGAGAGCAGTTGCACCATTTGGAAAAAGAATTCTTACTGGTTTCATAATCGGAATTTCTGATAAGCTTGATGTTAGTGTTAAAGAGTTGAAAGCTATTGAAGACATTCTCGACACAAAACCGATTTTCGATGATAAGCTGTTTAAGTTCTCAAAATGGGTTGGTGAATATTATTTCTCTTCACTCGGTGAAGTCTTAAAAGCGGCGGTACCGTATGGTTCGGATGTTGAAAGCAAAAAATCTATTGTTGCCGATTCAGAACCTATCATTGATGAATTAGAAAAACTTGAAAACAAGACTTCAAATTATTCGAAACTTCTCGCCCTTCTATCATCAAAAAAAGAATTTTCAATAAATGAACTCAAAAAGAAATTCAAAGCTACCGGCGGTAAGAACTTAAACTACAATCTCAATAAAGCAGAAGAAAAGGGACTGTGCACTGTTTTTGTCGAAAAGCAAAAACCGAAAGTCGGCATTAAGACAGAAAATTTAATTGAACTAAAGAAAATGTCAGCTGAAGAATTCTCGACAGTTCTTTCAGCAATTGAAAAACGCGCTCCGAAGCAAGTGGATGTTCTCGTTACTCTTTTCACAGCAAAAGATAAATCGATGTTTCAAAAAGATTTGCTCGAAAAGACAAAAGCTTCCACACAAATACTCAAAGCGCTGATTAAGAAAAAACTTATAACAAGTAAAGAAGTTGAAATTAAGCGTGAGTACATTGAAAGCTATGACGAAGAGAAAAAGAGTCTGATCCTAACCGATGAACAGCAAAATGCTTTTAATATTATAAATGAAACGATTGACGGCGGTCAATTCAAAACATTTCTTTTGCATGGAGTTACGGCAAGCGGGAAAACTCAAGTCTACCTTGAACTAATAAATGAAGCATTGAAAAAAGGCAAAACGGCAATTTATTTAGTTCCGGAAATTTCACTTACTCCTCAAGTCATACGAAGAATAAAAAATTATTTCGGCGAGCAGGTTGGCGTGCTTCACAGCCGTTTATCGCTCGGGGAAAGATTCGATGAATGGCGCGCGATCATCAACCAAGAATATAAAATCGTTGTTGGGCCGCGTTCTGCAATTTTCGCTCCGTTGAAAAATGTGGGAATAATAGTCGTAGACGAAGAGCATGATCATTCGTACAAACAGAACGAATCTGTTCCCTTTTATAATGCGAGAGATGCGGCAGTTGTACGAGCTGCGATTGAGAACGCAGTAGTAATTCTCGGCTCGGCTACTCCCTCGATGGAAAGCTATTTCAATGCACAGCAAAAAAAGTACACAATGATCGAACTGAAGAAGCGAATCGATGATGCAATCCTGCCCTCAATTTCTTTTGTAAATCTCATTGAAGAAAAAAAGGAAGAACGGCTGTACGGTGTTTTTTCGCAGACGTTGATCGACCGCATCAAAGATAAAATAGAAAAAAAAGAAAAAGTAATTCTCCTGCAGAACCGCAGAGGATTTGCTACTTACATCATCTGTCCCGATTGCGGTTACACAGAAACCTGCAAAAACTGTTCGGTCACGATGACATATCACTTTTTCAGAAAGGAATATATTTGTCATTACTGCGGCTTCTCGAAAAAAGAAGTGGAAGCTTGTCCGACTTGCGGCAGTCTTGAAATAAAATATAAAGGAGTCGGCACGCAACGTGTTGAAGATGAGCTTGATCAATTAATTCCCGGTTTGCGGATTGCTCGAATGGACTTCGATACAACTTCTCACAAAGGATCGTTCAGTAAAATACTTTCAGAGTTCGCTCAAGGAAATTACGACGTTTTGCTTGGAACTCAAATGGTTGCAAAAGGATTGGACTTCCCGGATGTAACTATGGTTGGAGTAATCTCTGCGGAAGCAAGCTTGATGTTCCCCGATTTTCGGTCGGCTGAAAGGACTTTTCAACTGCTGACTCAAGTTGCCGGTAGATCGGGACGAAGTAAACTTAAAGGTGAAGTTATAATCCAAACTCTCAAACCGGAAAATTACGTTTTGCAATTTGTAAAAAACCACGACTTCAGCGGCTTCTATCTCCAGGAGCTGCAGGAACGCCAAGCAGCTTTTTATCCTCCGTTTTATAAAATTGCTTTGATCGAATTTCGAGGGTTTAATCTTAATCAAGTAAGAAAAAACGCAATCGACTTTTTCAAGCTTATAAAATATGATAAGAACATAGTAACTACATTAAGCCCGACGCCCGCAGCAATTGCAAAGCTGAGCAATCGATATCGCTATCATATAATTTTGAAAAGTAAAAGAACTCTTGACCCATCTGGAATTTATTTACACAAAGTCGTGAAATCAGCGGAGATAGAATTCTTAAAAAAATTCAGAACGACAAGCGTTAAGCTCTTGATCGATATTGATCCGTTAAGCTTGATTTGAGAAAAATCTCACGGAAAAGATAAATGTATTTACTCTAAAAAGTGGGACACATTAATTAATTTATCAGATTAAATGATAATCGTAATTAGTCCCTTCGGAGAATCTTCAACACAAAAAGCCAAATTTGTCTTTGAGACTCCTGTCATAAAATTTCCAAGCTCTTAAAATTTTCCCGATCAGTTGATTATGATATTTTTAAAATGTAAAATGAAAGTGTGTTACTATAACAATAATAACGTAAAATAACGGGGTAACTTATAAAAGCTAAATCATATTTCATTATTAAATTACTACTAATTAATAATCTATTTGGACAATCTGAGCTGCCTCAAAGCAGTGCTGAAAAGTTCAACGAACGCGGATTCAAGCAGAGTAATAGTATAATTTTAGATGGCAGCGAAATAATTACTGAATATGATGGAAATCTATCCGTTCACTATTCCACAAAAGTTAACTTACCAAATGGATTAACCACAGATATAACATTAACATACAATTCTAATGTTGAACATAGAGCATTTCATTATTTTGGAGGGCAGCAGCATGCTGGTTTTATTGTAAATGCACCTGAATGGATAATAGGAGTGAAAGGGATTGCTGTCCAAACTTTAAATTTTGAAAATAATTTTTATTTACAAACCAATAATGGTGG
The sequence above is a segment of the Ignavibacteria bacterium genome. Coding sequences within it:
- the priA gene encoding primosomal protein N' encodes the protein MTVTPKFAEIVFPLPFEKSFHYKIPDELTDLAKIGVRAVAPFGKRILTGFIIGISDKLDVSVKELKAIEDILDTKPIFDDKLFKFSKWVGEYYFSSLGEVLKAAVPYGSDVESKKSIVADSEPIIDELEKLENKTSNYSKLLALLSSKKEFSINELKKKFKATGGKNLNYNLNKAEEKGLCTVFVEKQKPKVGIKTENLIELKKMSAEEFSTVLSAIEKRAPKQVDVLVTLFTAKDKSMFQKDLLEKTKASTQILKALIKKKLITSKEVEIKREYIESYDEEKKSLILTDEQQNAFNIINETIDGGQFKTFLLHGVTASGKTQVYLELINEALKKGKTAIYLVPEISLTPQVIRRIKNYFGEQVGVLHSRLSLGERFDEWRAIINQEYKIVVGPRSAIFAPLKNVGIIVVDEEHDHSYKQNESVPFYNARDAAVVRAAIENAVVILGSATPSMESYFNAQQKKYTMIELKKRIDDAILPSISFVNLIEEKKEERLYGVFSQTLIDRIKDKIEKKEKVILLQNRRGFATYIICPDCGYTETCKNCSVTMTYHFFRKEYICHYCGFSKKEVEACPTCGSLEIKYKGVGTQRVEDELDQLIPGLRIARMDFDTTSHKGSFSKILSEFAQGNYDVLLGTQMVAKGLDFPDVTMVGVISAEASLMFPDFRSAERTFQLLTQVAGRSGRSKLKGEVIIQTLKPENYVLQFVKNHDFSGFYLQELQERQAAFYPPFYKIALIEFRGFNLNQVRKNAIDFFKLIKYDKNIVTTLSPTPAAIAKLSNRYRYHIILKSKRTLDPSGIYLHKVVKSAEIEFLKKFRTTSVKLLIDIDPLSLI